Proteins encoded in a region of the Phalacrocorax carbo chromosome 17, bPhaCar2.1, whole genome shotgun sequence genome:
- the MRM3 gene encoding rRNA methyltransferase 3, mitochondrial, producing MAALRRPAAGLARSLLRPGGPGEAAAGRRGVRALRRSPVRVLPPQAERRSPAPPPPPSPPPPPLPAVERSSAGPGLWYEKAAPGDRRLGKVVTIAKSKKFRDHHGKVLLEGHRLIKDALEAGAVPQTLFFSTVGHLKELPEAELKRANLVKVKFEDIKTWSDLVTPQGVIGIFSKPNHAKMSYPAAQLTSSLPLLLICDNIRDPGNLGTILRSAAGAGCEKVLLTKGCVDLWEPKVLRAGMGAHFRLPIVANLDWESVPSNLPAGVQVCVADNNDPGAQAETASVPRGAAPDNPKAPVKSKPKVAAEHEDEEGAASVCIPELAVQYYYENWTQTPVAVVIGGESHGVSPDALHLAASTGGKRLVIPVVPGVDSLNSAIAAGIVLFEGKRQLLQRHKQEDERQKFPVVG from the exons ATGGCGGCGCTAAGGAGGCCGGCGGCGGGCTTGGCCCGCTCCCTGCTGCGGCCCGGCGggcccggggaggcggcggcggggcggcgcggggtgcgggCGCTGCGGCGGAGCCCCGTGCGGGTCCTGCCGCCGCAGGCGGAGCGGAgatcccccgccccgccgccgcctccctccccgccgccgccgccgctgcccgcggTGGAGCGGAGctcggccgggccggggctgtGGTACGAGAAGGCGGCGCCCGGTGACCGGAGGCTGGG AAAAGTGGTGACTATTGCCAAGTCGAAAAAGTTTCGGGATCACCACGGGAAGGTTCTTCTGGAAGGTCACAGGCTGATCAAGGATGCCCTggaggcaggagctgtgccgcAAACTCTCTTCTTCAGCACTGTGGGGCACCTGAAGGAGCTGCCCGAGGCAGAGTTAAAAAGAGCCAACTTAGTTAAGGTGAAATTTGAAGACATTAAGACCTGGTCTGACCTCGTAACTCCTCAGGGGGTTATAG GGATCTTTTCCAAGCCCAACCATGCCAAGATGTCTTACCCTGCGGCTCAGCTAACGAGCTCCTTGCCGCTGCTCCTCATCTGCGACAATATCCGAGATCCGGGAAACCTGGGGACTATTCTGAGATCTGcggcaggagcaggctgtgagAAAGTGCTGCTCACCAAAG GCTGCGTGGATCTGTGGGAGCCAAAGGTGCTCCGTGCAGGCATGGGCGCTCACTTCCGTCTGCCCATCGTCGCCAACCTGGACTGGGAATCTGTTCCCAGCAACCTTCCTGCCGGCGTCCAGGTCTGCGTGGCCGACAACAACGACCCAGGCGCTCAGGCTGAGACTGCGTCTGTGCCGAGAGGAGCTGCTCCTGACAACCCGAAGGCTCCTGTGAAATCCAAACCCAAGGTTGCTGCAGAGCACGAGGATGAGGAGGGAGCGGCGAGTGTCTGCATCCCAGAGCTGGCCGTGCAGTATTACTACGAGAACTGGACACAGACTCCAGTGGCAGTGGTGATCGGCGGAGAGTCCCATGGTGTGAGTCCAGACGCGCTTCACCTCGCAGCCAGCACAGGGGGGAAGAGACTGGTCATTCCCGTGGTGCCAGGCGTGGACAGCTTGAACTCCGCTATTGCTGCTGGCATTGTGCTGTTTGAGGGGAAGAGACAGTTGCTGCAGAGGCACAAGCAGGAAGACGAAAGGCAGAAGTTCCCTGTAGTCGGCTGA
- the GLOD4 gene encoding glyoxalase domain-containing protein 4 — translation MGARRALHFVFKVGDRARSARFYRELLGMSVLRHEEFEEGCKASCNGPYDGKWSKTMVGYGPEDNHFVAELTYNYGIGEYRLGNDFLGITLVSSQAVSNAKKMGWPLKEVTTGVFEAEAPGGYRFYLEDKEQLKQDPVLKVTLGVSDLQKSVNYWSDLLGMKIYEKDEEKQRALLGYADNQCKLELKTVGGAVDHGTAFGRIAFSCAKDELPNIEALMKKENQKILTPLVSLDTPGKATVQVIILADPDGHEICFVGDEAFRDLSKVDPNGGKLLDDAMAADNSDKWFAAQKMKKAAA, via the exons ATGGGGGCTCGGCGCGCGCTGCACTTCGTCTTCAAAGTGGGCGACCGGGCCCGGAGCGCGCGCTTCTACCGCGAGCTGCTGGGCATGAGC GTTCTGAGGCACGAGGAGTTCGAGGAGGGCTGCAAAGCCAGCTGCAACGG CCCTTATGATGGAAAATGGAGCAAAACTATGGTGGGCTACGGACCAGAAGACAACCACTTTGTTGCAGAATTAACTTACAATTACGGTATTGGAGAATATCGCCTGGGCAATGACTTTCTG GGCATAACGCTTGTGTCCAGCCAGGCTGTGAGCAACGCTAAGAAGATGGGGTGGCCCCTCAAAGAAGTCACGACTGGTGTTTTTGAAGCTGAAGCCCCAGGGGGATACAGGTTCTACTTGGAAGACAAGGAACAGCTCAAGCAAG ATCCTGTGCTGAAGGTAACCTTGGGTGTCTCTGATCTGCAGAAGTCTGTTAACTACTGGTCTGATTTACTTGGGATGAAAATATATgagaaggatgaggaaaaacaaagggCTTTGCTAGGCTATGCAGATAACCAG tgCAAGTTGGAGTTGAAGACGGTTGGAGGAGCGGTGGATCACGGGACAGCGTTTGGGCGGATTGCCTTCTCCTGTGCAAAGGATGAG ttGCCAAACATTGAAGCGCTGATGAAAAAGGAGAATCAGAAAATTTTAACACCTCTGGTGAGCTTGGACACACCCGGCAAAGCCACAGTGCAAGTGATTATTTTGGCTGATCCT GATGGCCATGAAATCTGTTTTGTGGGAGATGAAGCATTTAGAGATCTGTCCAAGGTGGACCCTAATGGTGGCAAGTTGTTAGACGAT GCCATGGCGGCGGACAACAGTGACAAATGGTTTGCTGCGCAAAAAATGAAGAAGGCTGCTGCTTAG
- the GEMIN4 gene encoding gem-associated protein 4, producing the protein MEAGPWGVCEETAILHGGFLLAARRSHPRPLRELRKADWPRVGPPVTDALGEIGARCPSPLQHGLWKKEAVAMVWAKVLLQDTPAASLDEGWKEDGFFSVGRMIPDLNRTVLFELVKALGAPCLLVQLLLALPRDTRRSELERLVEYVASETSPSDIRFFLDVWWEVMKHKEGQEDATVSMFGTLVRQHGCESSLDDGLQPPKRFKGDPSSLNDPPAATNLLMVLIEGLKQTYRSIALPRMRCYALANLVELLSVFTELEPKSSPLPVAEYLHKVSSVVSLWASDTESQFHCRGLDEKVKEAERSVSLLSVAKLSHEELFIGLGFLCSLLHAWGEELQGTLNSSEELCYESYQLLDTLTTFAKNLVCFPEARDLAEDETRVVLELTQVTKDFLKEICASLKSKDLDTSLVSSVAMTIIEQKLDRHVEMCSIFASNKTWAFSKDWVDCLVKNKVLFQKPELVLNLLETLVNFATFRQDKEARELQVQVTKAIVECYTELSLTDKNKVISGVLASWGGPGLSLNLQVVMEGFQEDLNVTFNQITKSVSDEGLTRSVASVARLTLLYPEATVKQICNLAVVNLGAHQFLAQILCSFPALSFLETHDDPGRPRSLVVRCLEEAVWGRLSTVREEEQFLEFLAFLMQPSSAAPLVSPAEVTKAFVLPYLKSDSAQIELSLQILSKVLGIQSCSEEHWIKSCHPFPLLLSLCKLLDGYTKYWHQPRDQLFPSLETKDLILNILCQLCEVVRPETAPSPELWVQSLAWLHRKVASLDWTIGLRLKKLYGDHFKNEVPATLFEICALPEDEWTSRPLPAYGPGSGLLAWMECCCVSTALRETMLTLLLVNVDNPEEVNLFSKGFLVALIQVLPWCSHSEWKRLTHVVENLLQRQVLHVPYTLEYVQYMPLLNLRPFACYLQFSVLFLRAFQLLCSSSCSTWLPAEAWLHVVQLYCSSLTDLLGSVKSTAGPPLHPAEDRTPTQEVSFVCIQMFCHLLHVAAMLPDKGCGELLVVVALEILSQYEMFSGADTSPSNTLRRANERHFLESITDNVSDKALRSTLLQKLSKLGAHSAGELA; encoded by the exons ATGGAGGCCG GGCCGTGGGGGGTGTGCGAGGAGACGGCCATCTTGCACGGCGGGTTCCTGCTGGCCGCCCGGCGGAGCCACCCGCGGCCGCTGCGGGAGCTGCGCAAAGCCGACTGGCCACGCGTGGGACCCCCCGTCACCGACGCCCTGGGGGAGATCGGGGCCCGCTGCCCATCACCGCTGCAGCACGGCCTCTGGAAGAAAGAGGCTGTAGCCATGGTCTGGGCTAAAGTCCTGCTGCAGGACACGCCAGCTGCGTCGCTGGACGAGGGGTGGAAGGAGGACGGCTTCTTCTCCGTGGGCAGGATGATCCCTGACCTTAACCGCACCGTCCTCTTCGAGCTGGTCAAGGCCCTCGGCGCGCCCTGTCTCCTcgtgcagctgctgctggcgctGCCCCGGGACACGCGCCGGAGCGAGCTGGAGCGGTTGGTGGAGTACGTCGCCAGCGAGACGTCGCCGTCGGACATCAGGTTCTTCTTGGACGTGTGGTGGGAGGTGATGAAACACAAGGAGGGACAGGAAGACGCAACAGTCTCTATGTTCGGCACTCTCGTACGTCAGCACGGGTGCGAGTCCTCTCTGGACGATGGTCTCCAGCCCCCAAAGAGGTTCAAGGGTGATCCCAGCTCTCTGAATGACCCCCCTGCTGCCACCAACCTGCTCATGGTCCTGATAGAAGGGTTAAAGCAAACCTACAGGAGCATCGCCCTGCCCCGCATGAGGTGCTATGCCCTGGCCAACCTGGTGGAGCTGCTGTCCGTGTTCACTGAGCTAGAGCCAAAGAGCAGCCCCCTCCCTGTCGCAGAGTACCTGCACAAGGTCAGCTCTGTGGTCAGCCTCTGGGCCAGCGACACCGAAAGCCAGTTCCACTGCAGGGGGCTGGACGAGAAGGTGAAGGAAGCAGAGAGAAGCGTGAGCCTCCTGTCCGTGGCCAAGCTCTCTCATGAGGAGCTCTTTATTGGCTTGGGCTTCCTCTGCAGCTTGTTGCATGCTtggggagaggagctgcagggcacCCTGAACAGCTCTGAGGAGCTCTGCTATGAGAGCTACCAGCTCCTGGACACTCTCACCACCTTTGCGAAGAACCTGGTTTGCTTCCCAGAGGCTAGAGACCTGGCTGAGGATGAGACACGTGTAGTGTTAGAACTGACACAGGTCACCAAGGACTTCCTCAAGGAGATCTGCGCCAGCCTGAAGAGCAAGGATTTGGACACCAGCCTCGTGTCTTCAGTTGCCATGACAATCATTGAGCAAAAGCTGGACCGGCACGTGGAGATGTGCTCCATTTTTGCATCTAACAAGACCTGGGCCTTTTCGAAGGACTGGGTTGACTGCCTGGTGAAAAACAAAGTTCTCTTCCAGAAGCCAGAGCTAGTTTTGAATTTGCTGGAGACGCTGGTGAACTTTGCCACGTTCCGCCAAGACAAGGAGGCCCGAGAGCTGCAGGTGCAAGTGACCAAAGCCATTGTGGAGTGTTACACTGAGCTTTCATTAACTGACAAAAATAAAGTGATCTCGGGTGTCCTGGCGTCCTGGGGTGGACCAGGTCTGTCCCTGAATTTGCAGGTTGTCATGGAGGGGTTCCAGGAGGATCTGAATGTGACTTTCAACCAGATCACGAAGAGCGTGTCTGATGAAGGCCTGACTAGGAGTGTGGCTTCTGTGGCCAGGCTCACGCTGCTGTACCCTGAGGCCACAGTGAAGCAGATTTGTAATCTTGCTGTAGTCAACCTCGGAGCACACCAGTTCCTCGCGCAAatcctctgctccttcccagcGCTGAGCTTCCTGGAGACTCATGATGATCCAGGCAGGCCACGCAGCCTGGTGGTGAGGTGTCTGGAGGAGGCAGTATGGGGGAGGCTTTCCACTGTGAGGGAAGAGGAGCAGTTCCTTGAGTTCCTGGCCTTTCTCATGCAGCCAAGCTCAGCTGCCCCACTTGTGTCACCTGCTGAGGTGACCAAAGCCTTTGTCCTTCCTTATTTGAAGTCAGACTCTGCTCAAATTGAGCTGAGCCTGCAGATCCTCAGTAAAGTTTTAGGGATACAGTCCTGTTCAGAAGAGCACTGGATCAAGTCCTGTCACCCGTTCCCGCTTCTCCTCAGCCTCTGCAAGCTTCTAGATGGTTACACAAAGTACTGGCATCAGCCTAGGGACCAGCTCTTCCCTTCGCTGGAAACCAAAGACCTGATACTGAACATCCTGTGCCAGCTCTGTGAGGTGGTAAGGCCAGAAACCGCCCCCTCCCCTGAGCTGTGGGTCCAGTCGCTGGCTTGGCTTCACAGGAAGGTGGCGTCTCTGGACTGGACCATCGGTCTCCGGCTGAAGAAGCTTTATGGAGACCACTTCAAGAACGAGGTCCCAGCGACGCTGTTTGAGATCTGCGCGCTTCCCGAGGATGAGTGGACGTCCCGGCCTTTGCCAGCTTATGGACCAGGCAGCGGGCTCCTGGCATGGATGGAGTGCTGCTGCGTGTCCACAGCGCTCAGGGAGACCATGCTGACGCTCCTCCTGGTCAACGTGGACAACCCTGAAGAGGTGAATCTTTTCAGCAAAGGGTTCCTGGTGGCCCTCATTCAGGTCCTCCCTTGGTGCAGCCACAGCGAATGGAAGAGGCTCACGCACGTGGTCGAAAACCTGCTGCAGAGGCAAGTCCTGCACGTGCCGTACACGCTGGAGTACGTGCAGTACATGCCCCTGCTCAACCTCCGGCCATTCGCCTGCTACCTCCAGTTCTCCGTGCTCTTCCTGCGGgccttccagctcctctgcagctccagctgttCCACCTGGCTGCCGGCAGAGGCTTGGCTCCACGTGGTCCAGCTGTACTGCAGCAGCCTGACGGACCTGCTGGGCTCCGTCAAGAGCACCGCGGGGCCCCCCTTGCACCCCGCTGAGGACAGGACCCCCACGCAGGAGGTGTCCTTCGTCTGCATCCAGATGTTCTGCCACCTGCTGCACGTCGCCGCCATGCTACCGGACAAGGGGTGCGGcgagctgctggtggtggtggcgcTGGAGATCCTCTCGCAGTACGAGATGTTCAGCGGCGCCGATACGTCCCCCAGCAACACGCTGCGGAGAGCCAACGAAAGGCACTTCTTGGAGTCCATCACGGACAACGTCAGTGACAAGGCGCTGCGCAGCACCCTCCTGCAGAAGCTCAGCAAGCTGGGAGCCCACTCGGCCGGGGAGCTGGCTTGA
- the TLCD3A gene encoding TLC domain-containing protein 3A isoform X2, with translation MWRTLALASAFFPGLFVLCIRLLRWADPGWSLKERILLSGRLVSTVQATMATVSGITVVLNCKDVVYDRHWLAVEYIWVIVPYMTYDIYVMYLCHWHKSRDRGVAEKKHSLASVQSFLLQERLMVTHHLFILVVLTPVAQHFRGELGDFFVGCIFIAELSTPFVSLGKILMQLKMQDTLLHKVNGILILVTFFLCRILLFPFMYAAYARQLYWFRLICRKAARLYGSSPADKTS, from the exons ATGTGGCGGACGCTGGCCCTCGCCTCCGCCTTCTTCCCGGGGCTTTTCGTCCTCTGCATCCGGTTGCTGCGCTGGGCCGACCCGGGATGGAGCCTCAAGGAGCGCATCCTCCTCAGCGGCAG GTTGGTGTCAACGGTCCAAGCCACGATGGCAACGGTATCGGGGATCACAGTTGTCCTTAACTGCAAGGACGTGGTGTACGACAG GCACTGGCTGGCCGTAGAGTACATCTGGGTCATCGTTCCCTACATGACCTACGACATTTACGTCATGTACCTCTGCCACTGGCACAAGAGCCGGGACAGGGGAGTCGCGGAGAAGAAGCATTCGCTGGCCAGCGTGCAGAGCTTCCTCCTGCAGGAGCGGCTGATGGTGACCCACCACCTCTTCATCCTCGTCGTGCTCACCCCCGTCGCCCAG CACTtcaggggagagctgggggacTTCTTTGTGGGCTGCATCTTCATAGCAGAGCTGAGCACGCCTTTTGTATCGCTGGGCAAAATCCTCATGCAG ctgaaAATGCAGGACACGCTCCTGCACAAGGTGAACGGGATCCTCATCCTGGTGACCTTCTTCCTCTGCCGtattctcctcttccccttcatGTACGCGGCCTACGCAAGGCAG CTCTACTGGTTCAGGCTCATCTGCCGCAAAGCCGCCCGACTCTACGGCAGCTCACCCGCTGACAAAACCAGCTAA
- the TLCD3A gene encoding TLC domain-containing protein 3A isoform X1, with amino-acid sequence MWRTLALASAFFPGLFVLCIRLLRWADPGWSLKERILLSGRLVSTVQATMATVSGITVVLNCKDVVYDRHWLAVEYIWVIVPYMTYDIYVMYLCHWHKSRDRGVAEKKHSLASVQSFLLQERLMVTHHLFILVVLTPVAQHFRGELGDFFVGCIFIAELSTPFVSLGKILMQLKMQDTLLHKVNGILILVTFFLCRILLFPFMYAAYARQVGIPVYMVPFRIPLHCNIANASLIAPQLYWFRLICRKAARLYGSSPADKTS; translated from the exons ATGTGGCGGACGCTGGCCCTCGCCTCCGCCTTCTTCCCGGGGCTTTTCGTCCTCTGCATCCGGTTGCTGCGCTGGGCCGACCCGGGATGGAGCCTCAAGGAGCGCATCCTCCTCAGCGGCAG GTTGGTGTCAACGGTCCAAGCCACGATGGCAACGGTATCGGGGATCACAGTTGTCCTTAACTGCAAGGACGTGGTGTACGACAG GCACTGGCTGGCCGTAGAGTACATCTGGGTCATCGTTCCCTACATGACCTACGACATTTACGTCATGTACCTCTGCCACTGGCACAAGAGCCGGGACAGGGGAGTCGCGGAGAAGAAGCATTCGCTGGCCAGCGTGCAGAGCTTCCTCCTGCAGGAGCGGCTGATGGTGACCCACCACCTCTTCATCCTCGTCGTGCTCACCCCCGTCGCCCAG CACTtcaggggagagctgggggacTTCTTTGTGGGCTGCATCTTCATAGCAGAGCTGAGCACGCCTTTTGTATCGCTGGGCAAAATCCTCATGCAG ctgaaAATGCAGGACACGCTCCTGCACAAGGTGAACGGGATCCTCATCCTGGTGACCTTCTTCCTCTGCCGtattctcctcttccccttcatGTACGCGGCCTACGCAAGGCAGGTGGGAATCCCTGTTTACATGGTGCCTTTCCGCATCCCCCTGCACTGCAACATAGCCAACGCCTCCCTCATCGCCCCCCAGCTCTACTGGTTCAGGCTCATCTGCCGCAAAGCCGCCCGACTCTACGGCAGCTCACCCGCTGACAAAACCAGCTAA